Proteins from a single region of Bacillales bacterium:
- a CDS encoding acyl-CoA dehydrogenase family protein has protein sequence MSEQAKTPVKGGSFLVEDLQPENLHTPEDFSDEQKLMGKTTADYIEKEVVPHFDTLVKQDWDLTMKLLKKAGDLGLLGADVPEAYGGLGLDKISSMLITEKFSRSGSFSLSYGAHVGIGTLPIVMFGNEEQKKKYLPDLATGDKFAAYALTEPGSGSDALGAKTTAKLNEAGTHYILNGEKQWITNSGFADIFVVYAKIDGEQFSAFIVERDYEGVSTGQEEKKMGIKMSSTRTLILEDVAVPKENLLGEPGKGHKIAFNILNIGRLKLAVGCVGAAKRLIEVSAKYANERLQFGQPIAKFSLIQQKIADMAIKTYASESSVYRTVGLYEDRFSELSEDDQKDGQKIAAAISEYAIECSLNKVFASEMLDFVVDEAVQIHGGYGYMAEYEVEMAYRDSRINRIFEGTNEINRLLVPGTLVRKAMKGELPLLQKAQTLQEELMMLMPEEPGDGTLDLEKDYLKNAKKIFLMAAGLGVQKYGTKLEHEQELLANVSDIINEIYVMESMIARTLKAIDRDGEHKHQHKVLMTEVYCQEALQRIEALAKESLSAVEEGDQLRMMLSALRKLTRHLPKNTIGIKREIAKKVLKEEHYV, from the coding sequence ATGAGTGAACAGGCGAAAACGCCCGTGAAAGGCGGAAGTTTTTTGGTGGAAGATTTACAGCCGGAAAACTTGCATACCCCGGAAGATTTTTCGGATGAACAAAAATTAATGGGCAAAACGACGGCGGACTACATTGAAAAGGAAGTCGTCCCGCATTTTGATACGCTCGTCAAGCAAGATTGGGATTTGACGATGAAATTGTTAAAAAAAGCAGGGGACCTCGGCTTGCTGGGCGCGGACGTTCCGGAAGCTTACGGCGGGCTTGGACTCGATAAAATCAGTTCGATGCTGATCACGGAAAAATTTTCGCGCTCCGGCTCGTTTTCGCTCAGCTACGGCGCGCATGTCGGCATCGGTACGCTGCCGATCGTTATGTTCGGCAATGAGGAGCAAAAGAAAAAATATTTGCCGGATCTCGCGACTGGAGATAAATTTGCGGCTTACGCATTGACCGAACCGGGCTCTGGTTCGGATGCGCTCGGTGCGAAAACGACAGCGAAATTGAATGAAGCCGGCACCCATTACATCTTGAACGGCGAGAAACAATGGATCACGAACTCTGGATTTGCGGATATTTTTGTAGTTTATGCGAAAATCGACGGTGAACAGTTCTCAGCGTTTATCGTAGAACGCGATTATGAAGGCGTTTCGACTGGTCAGGAAGAAAAGAAAATGGGCATCAAGATGTCTTCGACGCGAACGCTAATCTTAGAAGACGTGGCCGTTCCGAAGGAGAACTTGCTCGGCGAGCCTGGAAAAGGTCATAAAATCGCTTTTAATATTTTGAATATCGGCCGTCTCAAGCTTGCTGTCGGTTGTGTAGGTGCCGCGAAACGGTTAATTGAGGTATCCGCTAAGTATGCCAATGAAAGATTGCAATTCGGGCAGCCAATCGCGAAATTCTCGCTCATTCAGCAAAAGATTGCCGACATGGCGATCAAAACGTACGCCTCTGAAAGCTCTGTATATCGGACGGTCGGCTTGTATGAAGACCGTTTCAGCGAGTTGTCGGAAGACGATCAGAAAGACGGACAAAAGATCGCGGCAGCGATCAGCGAGTATGCGATTGAGTGTTCGCTGAACAAAGTTTTTGCCTCCGAAATGCTCGATTTTGTCGTCGACGAAGCGGTGCAAATTCACGGCGGTTACGGTTATATGGCCGAATACGAGGTTGAGATGGCATATAGAGATTCACGCATCAACCGAATCTTCGAAGGCACAAACGAAATCAACCGACTGCTTGTCCCTGGAACGCTTGTACGTAAGGCAATGAAAGGCGAATTGCCGCTGCTGCAAAAAGCGCAGACACTTCAGGAAGAGCTTATGATGCTTATGCCGGAAGAACCTGGGGACGGCACACTTGATTTAGAAAAAGATTATTTGAAAAACGCGAAGAAAATCTTTTTGATGGCAGCCGGACTCGGTGTACAAAAATACGGCACGAAATTGGAACATGAACAAGAATTGCTTGCAAACGTTTCCGACATCATTAATGAGATTTATGTCATGGAATCGATGATCGCACGCACACTGAAAGCGATTGATCGGGACGGAGAGCATAAGCATCAACATAAAGTTTTGATGACTGAAGTGTATTGTCAAGAAGCGCTGCAGCGCATTGAAGCCCTTGCGAAAGAATCGTTGTCAGCGGTTGAGGAAGGCGACCAGCTCCGGATGATGCTTTCTGCGCTTCGGAAACTAACACGTCATTTGCCTAAAAATACCATTGGCATAAAAAGGGAAATTGCGAAAAAAGTGTTGAAAGAAGAACATTATGTGTGA
- a CDS encoding acetyl-CoA C-acetyltransferase, with protein sequence MNEAVIVAGARTPVGKAKKGTLAHTRPDDLGAWAIKETLRRAGDYDGEIEDVIFGCAIPEAEQGLNVARMVSARAGLPASIPAVTVNRYCSSGLQTIAYASERIMLGHAKTIIAGGTETMSLVPMGGHVIKPNPALVESMPEYYMGMGHTAEQVARKYGISREEQDAFALRSHQRAAKAQAEGKFSDEIVAIDVTLRQPSGEKTVKFAHDEGVRADTSLEALAKLRPAFHRSGTVTAGNSSQMSDGAAAVLVMNREKAEAEGLKPLAKFHGFAVAGVAPEVMGIGPVKAVPKVLEMTGLSLKDIGVIELNEAFASQSIQVIRELGLDEDKVNVNGGAIALGHPMGCTGTKLTLSLIHEMKRRGEQFGLVTMCVGGGMGAAGIFELL encoded by the coding sequence ATGAACGAAGCCGTAATTGTAGCCGGTGCGAGAACACCGGTCGGGAAAGCGAAGAAAGGCACGCTTGCTCACACGCGTCCGGACGATCTCGGCGCATGGGCGATTAAAGAAACGCTGCGGCGCGCCGGTGATTACGACGGCGAGATCGAAGATGTCATTTTTGGCTGTGCGATTCCTGAAGCGGAACAAGGGCTGAACGTTGCAAGAATGGTTTCTGCAAGAGCAGGACTCCCGGCTTCCATACCTGCGGTCACGGTCAATCGTTATTGTTCGTCAGGATTGCAAACGATCGCTTACGCTTCCGAGCGAATCATGCTTGGGCACGCCAAGACGATCATCGCCGGCGGAACGGAGACGATGAGTCTCGTCCCGATGGGCGGTCATGTCATTAAGCCGAATCCGGCATTGGTCGAGTCCATGCCCGAATATTATATGGGCATGGGGCATACGGCCGAACAGGTAGCGCGTAAATACGGCATCAGCCGTGAAGAACAAGATGCATTCGCCCTGCGGAGCCACCAGCGGGCAGCGAAAGCGCAAGCAGAAGGCAAGTTCAGCGATGAAATCGTGGCGATTGATGTGACGCTGCGTCAGCCGTCAGGAGAAAAGACGGTGAAGTTTGCGCACGATGAAGGCGTGCGGGCGGATACGTCGCTGGAAGCGCTGGCGAAGCTGCGTCCGGCGTTTCATCGAAGCGGAACGGTGACGGCCGGGAACTCATCGCAGATGAGTGACGGGGCGGCAGCGGTGCTTGTGATGAATCGCGAGAAGGCGGAAGCCGAAGGGCTGAAGCCGCTGGCGAAGTTTCACGGCTTTGCGGTTGCCGGCGTGGCGCCGGAAGTGATGGGCATCGGGCCGGTGAAGGCGGTGCCGAAGGTGCTTGAAATGACAGGATTGTCGTTGAAAGACATCGGCGTGATCGAGTTGAATGAAGCGTTCGCTTCGCAATCGATTCAAGTGATTCGCGAGCTCGGTTTGGACGAAGATAAAGTGAATGTTAACGGCGGCGCGATCGCGCTTGGCCATCCGATGGGATGCACGGGCACGAAGCTGACGTTGTCGTTGATTCATGAAATGAAGCGGCGCGGCGAACAATTCGGGCTTGTCACGATGTGCGTCGGCGGCGGCATGGGTGCTGCGGGAATTTTTGAGTTGCTTTAA
- a CDS encoding 3-hydroxyacyl-CoA dehydrogenase NAD-binding domain-containing protein produces MTRHIRKAAVLGSGVMGAQIAAHLANVGIPCLLLDIVPNELTDAEKAKGLTLEDHTVRNRLASEALQKLKKMKPAPFSVPENAELIEVGNFEDDLERLSEVDWTIEVVIENLEIKQKVLAQVEQHRKAGSIVSSNTSGISIEEMADGRSKEFRSHFLGTHFFNPPRYLKLLEVIPTKDTDRDIVHFMRQFAEDVLGKGVVLAKDTPNFIGNRIGIYGLLVTVREMMTRGYTIGEVDAATGPLIGRPKSATFRTLDVVGLDTFIHVARNIQEKVSGEERDVFAVPAFLERMYEKGWIGSKAGQGMFLKQKNKDGSSEILQINPETLEYEPRQKLKTASTEAAKQAKGLSDKLKTLAYADDRAGELIWNILKPTLLYSAEKAYEIAEDIVAVDQAMKWGFGWEAGPFETWDAIGVADSVKRMKAEGANVPEWVEKMLEAGHPSFYKKDRDGVKFYHHGNYETLEEHPKPIHLKRLKEQDRVIAKNAGASLIDIGDDVALLEFHSKGNALGLDTIQMLNKAIDEVENNYKGLVIGNQGKNFCVGANIALMLMEAQDDNFFELELVVKKFQQTMSRIRYSARPVVAAPFQMALGGAVEVSLPADAIQASFETYMGFAEPGVGLIPGGGGNKELLLRFHEQMPEGVEVDLTKITNRVFEVIATAKISTSAEEARKYGFLRPADGITVNADHLLHDAKQKVLDLYDAGYLPPKRVKIPVAGDAGYGAMVMGAENMRWSGFASDHDVKIAKKLAYVLSGGRVTYGTKVDEQYLLDIEREAFLSLLGEPKTQQRMQHMLLKGKPLRN; encoded by the coding sequence ATGACGAGACATATCCGGAAAGCAGCTGTGCTCGGTTCCGGTGTCATGGGGGCGCAAATCGCCGCTCATTTGGCAAACGTCGGGATTCCGTGTTTGCTGTTGGATATCGTGCCTAACGAATTAACTGATGCGGAAAAGGCGAAAGGTTTAACGCTTGAAGATCACACCGTTCGAAATCGTCTTGCAAGTGAAGCGTTGCAAAAGTTGAAAAAAATGAAGCCTGCTCCGTTTTCTGTACCGGAAAATGCTGAACTCATTGAGGTTGGCAATTTCGAAGACGATCTTGAACGTCTTTCGGAAGTCGATTGGACCATTGAAGTCGTTATTGAAAACCTTGAAATTAAACAAAAAGTGCTGGCGCAAGTGGAACAGCATCGAAAAGCGGGTTCGATTGTGAGTTCGAATACTTCGGGTATTTCGATTGAGGAAATGGCGGACGGTCGTTCTAAAGAATTCCGCAGTCATTTTCTCGGCACACACTTTTTCAATCCGCCGCGTTACTTGAAGCTGCTTGAGGTCATTCCGACGAAAGACACCGACCGTGATATTGTACATTTTATGAGGCAATTCGCTGAAGATGTGCTCGGAAAAGGCGTCGTGCTTGCGAAAGATACGCCGAATTTCATCGGCAACCGAATCGGGATTTACGGTCTTCTTGTCACGGTTCGTGAAATGATGACGCGCGGGTACACGATCGGGGAAGTGGATGCGGCCACCGGTCCGTTGATCGGCCGGCCGAAAAGCGCGACCTTCCGTACGTTGGATGTCGTCGGACTCGATACATTCATTCATGTTGCCCGCAACATTCAGGAAAAAGTGAGCGGTGAGGAACGTGACGTGTTCGCGGTACCTGCATTTTTGGAACGCATGTACGAAAAAGGCTGGATCGGCAGCAAAGCCGGCCAAGGGATGTTTTTGAAACAGAAAAACAAAGATGGTTCGAGCGAGATTTTGCAAATCAATCCTGAGACGCTTGAATATGAGCCGAGGCAAAAGCTGAAAACCGCGTCGACAGAAGCGGCGAAGCAAGCCAAAGGATTGTCAGACAAATTGAAAACGCTTGCTTATGCCGACGATCGCGCAGGGGAACTCATCTGGAACATTTTAAAACCGACATTGTTGTACTCCGCGGAAAAAGCGTATGAAATTGCCGAAGACATCGTCGCGGTCGATCAAGCGATGAAATGGGGCTTTGGCTGGGAAGCCGGCCCGTTCGAAACGTGGGATGCGATTGGCGTTGCCGACTCAGTAAAACGAATGAAAGCCGAAGGCGCGAATGTTCCTGAGTGGGTTGAAAAGATGCTGGAAGCGGGGCATCCATCTTTTTATAAAAAAGACCGCGACGGTGTGAAGTTTTATCACCACGGGAATTATGAAACGCTCGAGGAGCATCCGAAGCCTATCCATTTGAAACGATTGAAAGAGCAAGATCGCGTCATTGCGAAAAATGCCGGCGCGAGCTTGATTGACATTGGCGACGACGTCGCCTTGCTTGAGTTTCATTCGAAGGGCAATGCACTTGGGCTTGATACGATCCAGATGCTGAACAAGGCGATCGACGAAGTCGAGAACAACTACAAAGGTCTCGTCATCGGCAACCAAGGGAAAAACTTCTGTGTCGGTGCCAACATCGCTTTAATGTTGATGGAGGCACAAGACGATAATTTCTTTGAATTGGAACTCGTCGTGAAGAAGTTCCAACAAACGATGTCGCGCATTCGTTATTCTGCACGGCCGGTTGTCGCAGCACCGTTCCAGATGGCGCTCGGCGGCGCGGTCGAAGTGAGTTTGCCGGCAGACGCGATTCAAGCCTCGTTTGAGACGTACATGGGATTTGCCGAACCGGGCGTCGGGTTAATCCCCGGCGGCGGCGGGAACAAGGAACTTTTATTGCGTTTCCATGAACAAATGCCAGAAGGTGTCGAAGTCGATTTGACGAAAATCACGAATCGCGTGTTCGAGGTAATAGCAACAGCGAAAATCTCGACTTCCGCAGAGGAAGCAAGAAAGTATGGATTCTTGCGACCGGCCGACGGCATTACGGTCAATGCCGATCACTTATTGCATGACGCGAAGCAGAAAGTGCTTGATCTATATGATGCAGGATACCTGCCGCCGAAGCGTGTGAAAATTCCGGTTGCCGGAGATGCCGGATACGGCGCAATGGTGATGGGAGCGGAAAATATGAGATGGAGCGGTTTTGCTTCAGACCATGATGTGAAAATCGCCAAGAAGCTGGCGTATGTGTTGTCCGGCGGCCGTGTGACGTATGGAACGAAAGTGGATGAACAATATTTACTCGATATAGAGCGTGAGGCGTTTCTTAGTCTGCTCGGGGAACCGAAGACGCAGCAACGTATGCAGCACATGCTTTTGAAAGGAAAACCGCTGAGAAATTAA